A portion of the Halopelagius inordinatus genome contains these proteins:
- a CDS encoding DUF7261 family protein — protein MADVRPRRPPDGDERDVEPARRTRRDDRAQLMLVAALALAVLFVSLALLLNTVIYTGNLATRSVGGDSDAVAGYRTAATDAADTSLRDANAHENRNYSELGTAFDAAMRDWDAAASRHRAVANTVTELNVTAKTNGTRLRQDDASRSFRNKTPSENWSVAEGVGGYRDFTMTVDRSELTNISATDTTDDPTDLGTAEVFHLTLAADGGTEYTAFVGQGKGSNVSVVVFENATRTATCTAPASGGTVTIDFSNGTVGGTDCDALTFEDDIDDSFTLRYDDGDDVAGTYSLVVDTPYGEHAEDFEADSSGSPYRTRALYGAELELVYRTPSTHYEATVVVPNA, from the coding sequence GTGGCGGATGTGAGGCCGCGTCGGCCCCCGGACGGCGACGAGAGGGACGTCGAACCCGCGCGAAGAACGCGCCGCGACGACAGGGCGCAACTGATGCTCGTCGCCGCGTTGGCGCTTGCGGTGTTGTTCGTCTCTCTGGCGTTGCTTTTGAACACGGTCATCTACACGGGCAACCTCGCGACGCGGTCGGTGGGCGGCGACTCAGACGCCGTCGCGGGCTACCGGACCGCCGCGACAGACGCCGCCGATACCTCGCTCAGAGACGCGAACGCCCACGAAAACCGGAACTACTCCGAACTGGGGACGGCGTTCGACGCCGCGATGCGCGACTGGGACGCCGCGGCGAGTCGACACCGCGCCGTCGCAAACACCGTGACGGAACTGAACGTCACCGCGAAGACGAACGGGACGCGCCTCAGACAGGACGACGCCAGTCGGTCGTTCCGCAACAAGACTCCGAGCGAGAACTGGTCCGTCGCGGAGGGCGTCGGCGGCTATCGTGACTTCACGATGACCGTCGACCGGTCGGAACTGACGAACATCAGCGCAACCGACACTACGGACGACCCGACCGACCTCGGGACGGCCGAAGTGTTCCACCTGACGCTGGCCGCCGACGGGGGAACGGAGTACACCGCCTTCGTCGGACAGGGCAAGGGGTCGAACGTCAGCGTCGTGGTGTTCGAGAACGCGACCCGAACAGCCACCTGTACCGCGCCCGCCTCGGGCGGAACCGTCACGATAGACTTCTCGAACGGCACCGTCGGCGGGACGGACTGCGATGCGCTCACCTTCGAAGACGACATCGACGACTCGTTCACGTTACGGTACGACGACGGCGACGACGTCGCCGGAACCTACTCGCTCGTCGTCGATACGCCGTACGGCGAACACGCCGAGGACTTCGAGGCAGATTCCAGTGGGTCGCCGTACCGGACGCGCGCGCTCTACGGGGCCGAACTCGAACTGGTGTACCGGACGCCATCGACGCACTACGAAGCGACGGTTGTGGTTCCGAATGCGTGA
- a CDS encoding ATPase, T2SS/T4P/T4SS family: MASDDDVEVAPVRQSGSDDGGSDRDALKGGSDSEESALEGEVSPGASRGAATDPASAGEAGDGPRVAVGAYTWAHFLDEYGEAGDVESLYGGVDPRDLSDEPASARWDDSEEDSVEPATPTRESWEEVSVDSEEYLDFHAVDTEENVSECASEAKRIQAEFEAFCDPETTPVVKDVWMWEHYKREYYYEDDGSRPRDEDGDIVRFDDEDALGFDPDYTENALARGGQRAGELAEILDERTVDVSDELDEDDFFSDERGATTVVNRYDLEKAVPMEKKTHFQEIERYWVNKPHSFIIIFQSIKENEIKYYQVEPYQNRIEADLTEFLTGKLRTAIKYDDESTVGVGEDTRRGVIERQALDLLDRYDVYQRPEDGYSKALSLAFDPTDSDDSDETDEGTFEAVLSRFGIDTDGGDADSAPDAGPRDTSLGSFARRLGLSEGALGGRLDGLFAAPPVAETPSLDGIAARPEPAVLADDAETLTEYQVEKLLYFLRRDFIGYERIDGIKHDINVEDISCDGYNSPVFVYHSDYEQIISNVYHEETELDDFVVKLAQRSGKGISKRRPQVDATLPDGSRAQLTLGREVSDHGTNYTIRQFKDVPFTPIDLVNWNTFSLDEMAFLWLCIENDKSLIFAGGTASGKTTSLNAVSLFIPSNSKIVSIEDTREVELPQRNWIASVTRPSFSDDDKGDVDEFDLLEAALRQRPDYIVMGEIRGEEGRTLFQVMSTGHTTYTTFHADSVGEVLKRFTTDPINVSKTMFTALDLVSIQTSTRVQGNKVRRNKSLTEINHYDPENDEINVQDVFQWQAETDEFLKMGSSNTLEEIKFDRGWSQETLELQLFERQVVLAYLIKYGLNTYTQVAATLQAYINDPETILALMANDELERSLEDLREMESVQIDVDPEKEEMVPRPDPTDEILALCDRILRRAEEDLFPDFREQEPGDVADALTHLRDQPDVSADTGGERRELDALTERATDPELGEGDEQSELGEGDEPSELEEGDEQSELDGEETPALNAGDDAEASADVDAEADVNVGVKADVPEIADADVSGDAEEAVESDHAWTEDDEFGIEDVLGQEVAELDDDTDGWGFGEFEGVEPEDDEEDGETGGGD; this comes from the coding sequence ATGGCTAGCGACGACGACGTCGAGGTGGCCCCCGTTCGTCAGTCGGGTTCTGACGACGGGGGGTCCGACCGAGACGCGTTGAAAGGGGGGTCCGACTCGGAGGAGTCGGCACTCGAAGGGGAAGTTTCTCCGGGGGCGTCGCGGGGGGCGGCGACCGACCCGGCGTCGGCCGGAGAGGCGGGCGACGGACCGAGAGTCGCGGTCGGAGCGTACACGTGGGCGCACTTCCTCGACGAGTACGGCGAGGCGGGCGACGTCGAATCGCTGTACGGGGGGGTGGACCCCCGCGACCTGTCGGACGAACCGGCGAGTGCGCGGTGGGACGACTCCGAGGAGGACTCCGTCGAACCGGCGACGCCGACTCGCGAGAGTTGGGAAGAGGTCAGCGTCGACTCCGAGGAGTATCTCGACTTCCACGCCGTCGACACCGAAGAGAACGTCTCCGAGTGCGCCTCGGAGGCGAAACGCATCCAAGCGGAGTTCGAGGCGTTCTGCGACCCCGAAACCACGCCGGTCGTCAAGGACGTCTGGATGTGGGAACACTACAAGCGCGAGTACTACTACGAGGACGACGGAAGTCGTCCCCGCGACGAGGACGGAGACATCGTCCGTTTCGACGACGAGGACGCACTGGGGTTCGACCCCGATTACACCGAGAACGCACTCGCGCGCGGCGGCCAACGCGCCGGGGAACTCGCCGAGATACTCGACGAACGAACGGTCGACGTGAGCGACGAACTCGACGAAGACGACTTCTTCTCGGACGAACGCGGCGCGACCACGGTGGTCAACCGGTACGACCTGGAGAAGGCCGTGCCGATGGAGAAGAAGACGCACTTTCAGGAGATAGAGCGCTACTGGGTGAACAAGCCGCACTCGTTTATCATCATCTTCCAGTCGATAAAGGAAAACGAGATAAAGTACTACCAGGTAGAACCGTACCAGAACCGCATCGAAGCCGACCTGACCGAGTTTCTCACCGGCAAACTCCGGACGGCCATCAAGTACGACGACGAGAGCACCGTCGGCGTCGGCGAGGACACTCGCCGCGGCGTCATCGAACGGCAAGCCCTCGACCTGTTGGACCGGTACGACGTCTACCAACGGCCCGAAGACGGCTACTCGAAGGCGCTCTCGCTGGCGTTCGACCCGACCGACTCCGACGACTCAGACGAGACGGACGAGGGGACGTTCGAGGCGGTTTTGTCCCGGTTCGGCATCGATACCGACGGCGGCGACGCGGATTCGGCGCCCGACGCCGGACCGAGAGACACCTCCCTCGGGTCGTTCGCCCGCCGCCTCGGACTGAGCGAAGGCGCGTTAGGCGGGCGTCTCGACGGCCTGTTCGCCGCCCCGCCGGTCGCCGAGACGCCGTCTCTCGACGGTATCGCGGCCCGGCCCGAACCGGCCGTTCTGGCCGACGACGCCGAGACGCTGACGGAGTACCAAGTCGAGAAACTGCTGTACTTCCTCCGTCGGGACTTCATCGGCTACGAGCGAATCGACGGCATCAAACACGACATCAACGTCGAGGACATCTCCTGTGACGGCTACAACTCGCCTGTGTTCGTCTACCACTCGGACTACGAGCAGATCATCTCGAACGTCTACCACGAGGAGACGGAACTCGACGACTTCGTCGTCAAACTCGCACAGCGCTCCGGGAAGGGAATCTCGAAGCGACGGCCGCAGGTGGACGCCACCCTGCCCGACGGGTCGCGCGCGCAACTGACGCTCGGACGCGAGGTGTCGGACCACGGGACGAACTACACGATTCGGCAGTTCAAAGACGTCCCCTTCACCCCCATCGACCTCGTCAACTGGAACACGTTCTCGTTGGACGAGATGGCGTTCCTGTGGCTCTGCATCGAGAACGACAAGAGCCTCATCTTCGCGGGCGGGACGGCGTCGGGCAAGACCACGTCGCTGAACGCGGTGTCGCTTTTCATCCCCTCGAACTCCAAAATCGTCTCCATCGAGGACACCCGCGAGGTCGAACTGCCGCAGCGAAACTGGATCGCCTCAGTCACCAGACCGTCGTTCAGCGACGACGACAAGGGCGACGTAGACGAGTTCGACTTGCTCGAAGCCGCACTCCGTCAACGGCCCGACTACATCGTGATGGGCGAGATTCGAGGCGAGGAGGGGCGGACACTGTTTCAGGTCATGTCCACCGGGCACACGACGTACACGACGTTCCACGCCGACAGCGTCGGCGAGGTGCTGAAACGCTTCACCACGGACCCCATCAACGTCTCGAAGACGATGTTCACGGCGCTCGACTTGGTGTCGATTCAGACCTCCACGCGGGTGCAGGGGAACAAGGTCCGGCGGAACAAGTCGCTCACCGAGATAAACCACTACGACCCCGAGAACGACGAGATAAACGTCCAAGACGTGTTCCAGTGGCAGGCCGAGACCGACGAGTTCCTCAAGATGGGCTCTTCGAACACCTTAGAGGAGATAAAGTTCGACCGCGGGTGGAGCCAAGAGACGCTCGAACTGCAGTTGTTCGAGCGACAGGTCGTCCTCGCGTACCTCATCAAGTACGGGCTGAACACGTACACGCAGGTGGCGGCGACGCTCCAAGCGTACATCAACGACCCCGAGACCATCCTCGCGTTGATGGCCAACGACGAACTCGAACGGAGCCTCGAAGACCTCCGAGAGATGGAGTCGGTCCAGATAGACGTCGACCCCGAAAAAGAGGAGATGGTGCCGCGGCCGGACCCGACCGACGAGATACTCGCGCTCTGCGATCGAATCCTCCGACGCGCCGAGGAAGACCTGTTCCCCGACTTCCGAGAACAGGAACCCGGCGACGTCGCGGACGCGCTCACTCACCTCAGAGACCAGCCCGACGTGAGCGCCGACACCGGCGGCGAGAGACGCGAACTCGACGCCCTGACCGAACGGGCGACGGACCCCGAACTGGGGGAGGGCGACGAACAGTCCGAACTGGGGGAGGGAGACGAACCCTCCGAACTGGAGGAGGGAGACGAACAGTCCGAACTCGACGGCGAGGAGACGCCCGCGCTGAACGCCGGTGACGACGCCGAGGCGAGCGCAGACGTGGACGCGGAAGCGGACGTGAACGTGGGTGTGAAGGCTGACGTCCCGGAGATAGCGGACGCCGACGTGTCTGGCGACGCCGAGGAGGCGGTCGAATCGGACCACGCGTGGACCGAAGACGACGAGTTCGGCATCGAAGACGTGCTCGGCCAAGAGGTGGCCGAGTTAGACGACGACACGGACGGGTGGGGGTTCGGCGAGTTCGAGGGCGTCGAACCCGAAGACGACGAGGAAGACGGCGAGACGGGCGGGGGGGACTGA
- a CDS encoding DUF7266 family protein: MREAPDGFADADRAVSTAIGYVLTLTISAMLVSGLLFAGGQYVDDEREQVTRGELATLAEQLAASLADADRMAASGDADAIRVAAELPTRVAGNTYLVAVSNEATPSGQPNRTVVTLTSSGLDVSASVTFPTTRDAAPGELSGGPLVVVVRDADGDGKGELVTTTEPLSPDSTASLDGDGAAFATFEGGYTASAHRDARTEPNRARDTI, from the coding sequence ATGCGTGAGGCTCCCGACGGGTTCGCGGACGCCGACCGCGCCGTCTCGACCGCAATCGGGTACGTTCTCACCCTGACCATCTCCGCGATGCTCGTCTCCGGACTCCTGTTTGCGGGCGGGCAGTACGTCGACGACGAACGAGAACAGGTCACCCGCGGGGAACTGGCGACGCTCGCAGAGCAGTTAGCCGCGAGTCTCGCCGACGCCGACCGCATGGCGGCGTCCGGGGACGCGGACGCGATTCGCGTCGCCGCGGAACTGCCGACGCGCGTCGCCGGGAACACCTACCTCGTCGCGGTTTCGAACGAGGCGACGCCGTCCGGGCAACCGAATCGGACCGTCGTCACCCTCACCAGTTCGGGACTCGACGTCTCCGCGTCGGTGACGTTCCCGACGACGCGCGATGCGGCCCCCGGAGAACTGTCCGGCGGCCCACTCGTCGTCGTCGTTCGCGACGCGGACGGCGACGGCAAAGGCGAGTTGGTGACGACGACCGAGCCTCTCTCCCCGGACTCGACCGCTTCGCTCGACGGCGACGGGGCGGCGTTCGCGACGTTCGAGGGGGGGTACACGGCGTCTGCGCACCGCGACGCGCGGACGGAGCCGAACCGAGCGAGGGACACGATATGA
- a CDS encoding DUF7289 family protein has product MNTTDRQSGTEHGIARTASTHPRGRFEADRAQSPTIAVVLLIGMVVTAAGLTVTLGATAIDGTTQTTELDRAEHAMTLFDARTAMVGLGETGGQSVTLGRASGGAYDASADTGRIRIVHTNYSGTHTEELYNRSLGEVTYTNGDTEIAYQGGGVWRHTDGGTTMVSPPEFHYRDATLTLPVIRVTSGDASGGPSRAFVTRDSETLRVYPNQSAEYEEVSRPYHNPVQNGTVSVEVQSTYYRGWADYFRERTTGRVTVDHSAQTATVVLETVGQVGDFALPSKGEGVELRGKAPGHSVNAFDVDIKQSGGSFNNMKFSFYAEQDGRMYEVLIRVDSDKGNCEKNKPDDTLTMWVLYDDPNDGKGKHAWVNDSIPIGSGPIRLECDGKDTRIVADYLSDETTLRMTDDPSLPSKTGLAWDDDTATEVSFNHSGYDGENKTHTTGGPDTETVGNLSRHYLTEMGSDYELKVYHGGGSSGTAHVDGSASSGSLFYDTSTGTRYITYLHVTENNVNVTFR; this is encoded by the coding sequence ATGAACACGACCGACAGACAGAGCGGAACGGAGCACGGAATCGCCCGGACGGCCTCGACGCATCCGCGGGGGCGGTTCGAGGCGGACCGCGCACAGTCGCCCACGATAGCCGTCGTCCTCCTCATCGGCATGGTCGTCACCGCCGCCGGGTTGACAGTCACGCTGGGAGCGACGGCCATCGACGGGACGACTCAGACGACCGAACTCGACAGGGCTGAACACGCGATGACGCTGTTCGACGCGCGAACCGCGATGGTCGGCCTCGGAGAGACCGGCGGCCAGTCCGTGACGCTCGGCCGCGCGTCCGGCGGGGCGTACGACGCGTCGGCCGACACCGGGCGGATACGCATCGTCCACACGAACTACTCGGGAACGCACACAGAAGAACTGTACAACCGGTCGCTCGGAGAAGTGACGTACACGAACGGCGACACCGAAATCGCCTATCAGGGCGGCGGCGTCTGGCGACACACGGACGGCGGAACCACGATGGTGTCGCCGCCGGAGTTCCACTACCGCGACGCGACGCTCACGCTACCGGTCATCCGCGTCACGTCGGGCGACGCCTCCGGCGGGCCGTCGCGTGCGTTCGTGACGCGAGACAGCGAGACGCTCCGCGTCTATCCGAACCAGAGCGCCGAATACGAGGAAGTGTCGCGCCCCTACCACAACCCCGTTCAGAACGGGACGGTCTCAGTCGAGGTGCAGAGCACCTACTACCGGGGATGGGCCGACTACTTCCGAGAGCGGACGACCGGTCGCGTCACCGTCGACCACTCCGCGCAGACGGCCACCGTCGTCTTGGAGACGGTCGGTCAGGTCGGTGACTTCGCGCTCCCCTCGAAGGGCGAGGGCGTCGAACTCCGCGGGAAAGCGCCCGGACACTCGGTCAACGCGTTCGACGTGGACATCAAACAGTCCGGCGGGTCGTTCAACAACATGAAGTTCTCCTTCTACGCCGAACAGGACGGCCGGATGTACGAGGTGCTGATACGCGTCGACAGCGACAAAGGGAACTGCGAGAAGAACAAGCCGGACGACACGCTCACGATGTGGGTGCTCTACGACGACCCCAACGACGGGAAGGGAAAGCACGCGTGGGTGAACGACAGTATCCCCATCGGCAGCGGTCCGATTCGGTTGGAGTGCGACGGGAAGGACACCCGAATCGTCGCCGACTACCTGAGCGACGAGACTACGCTCCGGATGACCGACGACCCGTCGCTCCCGTCGAAGACGGGCCTCGCGTGGGACGACGACACCGCGACCGAGGTGTCGTTCAACCACTCCGGGTACGACGGAGAGAACAAGACGCACACTACCGGCGGACCGGACACCGAGACGGTCGGCAACCTCTCGCGTCACTACCTCACGGAGATGGGGTCCGACTACGAACTGAAGGTGTACCACGGCGGCGGGTCGAGCGGTACCGCCCACGTGGACGGGAGCGCTTCCTCGGGGTCGCTCTTCTACGACACCTCGACCGGAACGCGGTACATCACCT
- a CDS encoding DUF7288 family protein — protein sequence MTDRRGQAHTLEAFAAGILLLSSLLFALQVTAVTPLTGSTSSQHIENQQAAIADGILAAEASNGTLKPTALYWNRSDSNWHGATNDGYPLGGPPTPFGAVLNETLADRGIAFNVNVYYMRSDERRRMRMVYLGQPSDHASVATRTVTLHDDDEILDSEMNPSGTNVSSTSDFYAPDISPNSSLYNVVELEVVAWRM from the coding sequence ATGACCGACAGACGAGGCCAAGCGCACACGTTGGAGGCGTTCGCCGCGGGCATCCTCCTGCTTTCGAGTCTCCTCTTTGCGTTACAGGTGACGGCGGTTACCCCCCTCACCGGGAGTACGTCCAGCCAACACATCGAGAACCAACAGGCCGCCATCGCGGACGGCATCCTCGCGGCGGAGGCGTCGAACGGGACCCTGAAACCGACGGCGCTCTACTGGAACCGGTCCGACTCGAACTGGCACGGCGCGACGAACGACGGCTACCCCCTCGGCGGGCCGCCGACGCCGTTCGGCGCGGTGTTGAACGAGACGCTCGCGGACAGAGGCATCGCTTTCAACGTCAACGTCTACTACATGCGGAGCGACGAACGGCGACGGATGCGGATGGTGTACCTCGGCCAACCGAGCGACCACGCGTCGGTGGCGACACGCACCGTCACCCTCCACGACGACGACGAGATTCTCGATTCGGAGATGAATCCGTCGGGGACGAACGTCTCTTCGACGTCGGACTTCTACGCGCCCGATATCTCGCCGAACTCCTCTCTGTACAACGTCGTCGAACTGGAGGTGGTCGCGTGGCGGATGTGA
- a CDS encoding type II secretion system F family protein yields the protein MSLDSRTSDADGLDRSTDALGDAFYPLFRYLFDEDGDFVADVETKLQQARMPATVELYLSHALAVGTLVGLLCWIIGSLLGYSLFAFGLLSPDSLSLGIPVSNEATAELLRSLTMPAGVFVSGLVFGSGGFGLGFGTLVAIPYSKASSREREINMLLPDAVSFMYALSVGGLNQLEILEAMGRAEDTYGEVAREFQSIVQETEYFGTDYRNAIREQAMLTPSDDLSQFLTDMLSIVNSGGNMEQFLDDKKEKHLRTAKQEQETVLETLELFGEMYMTLSLFPLLLIIILVIMSMLNQAREEMLYATVYGLIPLTGVGFLVLVSTVKQDEPGDGYLRPSGGSERLQQRQREGLLHMGLVESFVGDFGVFDRIRSREGTYKTRELLRQPHIFFRENPIYSLVITGPAAAVFVAIMVSGGGAPTTWAGMLEQPVWGTFVWWYIPVYLVGVPLAFFYEWNVRSRSAVTGKLSDNLRKLSSANDTGQTLLESIKTVSDTSSGKLADEFEVMHAKVNYGMSLRSAMVEFNNKYHIPRLARTIKLISKAQEASSQITDVLTTAAQASENQDDIERERISRTRMQVAIILMTYLTLLAVMAILKTQFLDVMAGLSSQAGGDGGAAAQQGSSFGGSVDIDLLSVLFFHAVTLQAALSGFISGYIRSAQLVSGVKFVVILQTIALAVWVVVG from the coding sequence GTGAGCCTCGACTCTCGAACCTCGGACGCCGACGGACTCGACCGGAGTACCGACGCCCTCGGCGACGCGTTCTACCCGCTGTTTCGATATCTGTTCGACGAGGACGGAGACTTCGTCGCGGACGTGGAGACGAAACTCCAGCAGGCGCGGATGCCCGCGACGGTCGAACTCTACCTCTCGCACGCCCTCGCGGTCGGCACTCTCGTCGGCCTCTTGTGTTGGATCATCGGGTCGCTTCTCGGCTACTCGCTCTTTGCGTTCGGCCTCCTCTCGCCCGACTCGCTGAGTCTCGGCATCCCCGTCTCGAACGAGGCGACGGCGGAACTGCTGCGCTCTCTCACGATGCCCGCGGGAGTGTTCGTCTCCGGACTCGTCTTCGGCAGCGGCGGGTTCGGACTCGGGTTCGGAACGCTCGTCGCGATACCCTACTCGAAGGCGTCCTCGCGGGAGCGCGAGATAAACATGCTCCTGCCCGACGCGGTGTCGTTCATGTACGCGCTGTCCGTGGGCGGACTGAACCAACTGGAGATTCTGGAGGCGATGGGCCGCGCGGAGGACACGTACGGCGAAGTCGCCCGCGAGTTCCAAAGCATCGTCCAAGAAACGGAGTACTTCGGCACCGACTACCGGAACGCGATTCGCGAGCAAGCGATGCTGACGCCGTCTGACGACCTCTCGCAGTTTCTGACCGACATGCTCTCTATCGTCAACTCCGGCGGCAACATGGAGCAGTTCTTGGACGACAAAAAGGAGAAACACCTCCGAACGGCGAAACAGGAACAGGAGACGGTGCTCGAGACGCTCGAACTGTTCGGCGAGATGTACATGACGCTGTCTCTGTTTCCCCTGCTTCTCATCATCATCCTCGTCATCATGAGCATGCTGAATCAGGCCCGAGAGGAGATGCTGTACGCCACCGTCTACGGCCTGATTCCGCTCACAGGAGTGGGCTTTCTCGTGCTCGTCTCGACGGTGAAACAGGACGAACCGGGCGACGGCTACCTCCGGCCGTCCGGCGGGAGCGAACGCCTCCAGCAGAGACAGCGAGAGGGGCTCCTCCACATGGGCCTCGTCGAGAGTTTCGTCGGCGACTTCGGCGTGTTCGACCGCATCCGCAGTCGCGAGGGGACGTACAAGACGCGAGAACTGCTCCGACAACCGCACATCTTCTTCCGCGAGAATCCGATTTACAGCCTCGTCATCACCGGACCGGCGGCGGCGGTGTTCGTCGCCATCATGGTCTCCGGCGGCGGCGCGCCGACGACGTGGGCCGGGATGTTGGAACAGCCCGTCTGGGGCACTTTCGTCTGGTGGTACATCCCCGTCTACCTCGTCGGCGTTCCGCTCGCGTTCTTCTACGAGTGGAACGTCCGGTCCCGAAGCGCCGTCACCGGCAAACTCTCGGACAACCTCCGGAAACTGTCGAGCGCCAACGACACCGGCCAGACGCTTCTCGAATCCATCAAGACGGTGTCCGACACCTCCTCCGGCAAACTCGCGGACGAGTTCGAAGTGATGCACGCGAAAGTGAACTACGGGATGAGTCTCCGAAGCGCCATGGTCGAGTTCAACAACAAATACCACATCCCCCGCCTCGCTCGAACGATCAAACTCATCTCGAAGGCCCAAGAGGCGTCCAGCCAGATTACCGACGTGTTGACGACGGCGGCGCAAGCCTCCGAGAACCAAGACGACATCGAGCGAGAGCGCATCTCGCGGACCCGGATGCAGGTGGCTATCATCCTCATGACGTATCTCACCCTGCTCGCGGTGATGGCCATCCTGAAGACGCAGTTCCTCGACGTGATGGCCGGTCTGTCGTCGCAGGCGGGCGGCGACGGCGGTGCGGCCGCACAGCAGGGTTCGAGTTTCGGCGGGAGCGTCGACATCGACCTTCTCTCCGTGCTCTTCTTCCACGCCGTCACCCTGCAGGCGGCGCTCTCGGGGTTCATAAGCGGCTACATACGGAGCGCCCAACTCGTCTCTGGGGTCAAGTTCGTCGTGATACTCCAGACCATCGCGCTGGCGGTGTGGGTGGTGGTGGGCTGA
- a CDS encoding DUF7287 family protein, which translates to MGTNADRGQTTLDFAIGVGLFLLVVAFVVAFVPGIFEPFERTDDGTQVADRIATTLATDVLGDPAEPYVLDADCTVEFFDGTDGSTDCRFDTDADGPSEVFALDASTGLNVTVSERGGGVVALDGTTLAAGDAVPEGRSVTTARRAVHVNETTYRLFVRVW; encoded by the coding sequence ATGGGAACGAACGCCGACAGGGGGCAGACGACGCTCGACTTCGCCATCGGCGTCGGCCTCTTTCTGCTCGTGGTGGCGTTCGTCGTCGCGTTCGTCCCCGGCATCTTCGAACCGTTCGAGCGGACTGACGACGGAACGCAGGTCGCGGACAGAATCGCGACGACGCTCGCGACGGACGTGTTGGGTGACCCAGCGGAGCCCTACGTCCTCGACGCCGACTGCACCGTCGAATTCTTCGACGGGACCGACGGGTCGACCGACTGCCGGTTCGACACCGATGCGGACGGCCCGAGCGAGGTGTTCGCACTCGACGCGTCGACCGGTCTCAACGTCACCGTCAGCGAACGCGGCGGCGGCGTCGTCGCTCTCGACGGAACGACGCTCGCGGCGGGCGACGCCGTCCCCGAGGGCCGGTCGGTGACGACGGCCCGCCGCGCGGTTCACGTGAACGAGACGACGTACCGACTGTTCGTGAGGGTGTGGTGA